One genomic region from Terriglobales bacterium encodes:
- a CDS encoding M48 family metallopeptidase produces MNVRPFRQRILAACLTLLLTQPSWLLGATTGPELPDPGTTSITRDQQIQLGRQASAEVYKQMPVLPDSSALTQYVRRVGEKLVAQIPQEYSWPYEFHVIPEKEINAFALPGGPMFVNAGAIVAADNEAQLAGVMAHEMSHVYMQHSAKQASKQAFTNGILGVLGAIVGGGTAGTLARLGMQIGAGAISLKYSRNDEAQADAVGAIIMYKAGYDPRALAQFFEKLESEGSSGPQFLSDHPDPGNRSAAIDKEIAEWPSRNYQNNSQAFVQAKQEASHMRLYTAQEIADGAKQGRWAQQNSSSGATPANLPAPTSDSQGSANPGGNANISSVTPQQVKPSSNLQPLQHNAFTISYPDNWQVFGDPNSNVTIAPSAGVGQNAIAYGVVIGGSQDQNADSLDQATQDLIQNLQQSNQNLRVSGSARTLQVNGVDGRSVFLTGTSPVEKNGKPLSERDWLVTLPRPQGGLLYLIFIAPQNSFNQFRPTYQRMLNTLQLR; encoded by the coding sequence ATGAACGTACGACCTTTCAGACAACGAATTCTGGCAGCATGTTTGACGCTGCTGCTCACCCAACCTTCATGGCTACTGGGCGCTACCACCGGACCCGAGTTGCCGGATCCCGGCACTACCAGCATCACGCGCGACCAGCAGATTCAGCTTGGGCGACAGGCATCCGCTGAAGTTTATAAACAAATGCCGGTGCTGCCGGATTCGAGTGCGCTGACTCAATACGTCAGGCGGGTTGGCGAGAAGCTGGTTGCGCAGATTCCTCAGGAATATTCCTGGCCGTACGAGTTTCACGTGATTCCCGAAAAGGAAATCAATGCCTTTGCCCTCCCGGGCGGACCAATGTTCGTCAATGCCGGAGCGATTGTCGCAGCTGACAATGAAGCTCAACTCGCAGGCGTGATGGCGCACGAGATGTCGCACGTATACATGCAGCACTCGGCGAAGCAGGCCTCGAAGCAGGCATTCACGAATGGCATTCTGGGAGTCCTCGGGGCAATTGTCGGCGGAGGCACCGCCGGAACGCTTGCGCGTTTGGGCATGCAGATCGGCGCCGGCGCCATCTCGCTCAAGTACTCGCGCAATGACGAAGCGCAGGCCGACGCGGTGGGCGCGATCATCATGTACAAAGCGGGCTATGATCCTCGTGCTCTGGCGCAATTCTTCGAGAAGCTCGAGTCCGAGGGCTCCAGCGGTCCACAGTTCCTGAGCGACCATCCCGATCCAGGAAATCGCAGCGCCGCCATCGACAAAGAAATTGCCGAGTGGCCTTCGCGCAACTACCAGAACAACAGTCAGGCGTTCGTGCAGGCGAAGCAGGAAGCCAGCCACATGCGGCTTTACACCGCACAGGAAATCGCCGACGGAGCCAAGCAGGGAAGGTGGGCACAGCAGAATTCATCCAGCGGAGCCACTCCGGCAAATCTCCCGGCTCCAACCAGCGATTCGCAGGGAAGCGCGAACCCAGGTGGAAACGCCAACATCAGCAGCGTGACTCCGCAGCAGGTAAAGCCCAGCAGCAATCTGCAGCCGTTGCAGCACAATGCCTTCACGATTTCCTATCCCGACAACTGGCAGGTATTCGGCGATCCTAATTCCAACGTGACCATCGCTCCGTCAGCCGGTGTAGGACAAAACGCAATTGCCTACGGTGTGGTCATCGGCGGCTCTCAGGACCAGAACGCCGACAGCCTCGATCAAGCCACGCAGGACCTGATCCAAAACCTGCAGCAATCGAACCAGAACCTGCGAGTTTCCGGCAGCGCGCGGACACTTCAGGTGAATGGCGTCGATGGCCGCTCCGTCTTTCTGACCGGCACTTCGCCTGTCGAGAAGAATGGCAAACCGCTGAGCGAACGCGATTGGCTTGTAACGCTCCCGCGTCCCCAGGGCGGGCTGTTGTACCTGATTTTCATTGCTCCACAGAACTCATTCAATCAATTCCGTCCGACCTATCAACGGATGTTGAACACTTTGCAGCTTAGATAG
- a CDS encoding amidohydrolase family protein — translation MFVLVLALLSALFVQTPVNPQNASATTLRYTILSNAKVAGSEVDVYSPDGRIDSTFEFNDRGRGPKVSAHYLLGSDGMPQRIDITGNDYLKAPVDEHFAVENGVANWKSTSENGQSSSAGFYISNNGSAAESSFLVNALLKAKDGSVKLFPGGEARLEKLTDVTLDNGSQKLHLTEYAITGLSYEPQTVWLDDDHRLFGFPGKWFALLREGWEQSNDRLYALDRAAADERYTRLAKELAEHPQHAVAVEHVRLFDSASAMMREDQTVIFNGNQIATVGPANSVHVPGDAQRIDGHGKTLLPGLFDMHAHAQAIDGLLNVASGVTSIRDMGNDIDDLKHLQDRWAAGDAIGPRVWKAGFIDGRGPFQAPTGLYADNVDEALADVNRYADLGYIQIKIYSSVKPELVPEIVKAAHAHGLRVSGHIPNGMIARQFVEDGADELQHINFIFLNFLGSQVKDTRTPERFTAVGANAAKLDLNSKEVNDFIELLKQRHTTVDVTLAAFEGMFTGRPGKVSPDFAPVLDRLPAQVQRGAYTGGLPVTPETDQLYKDSYEAMLRMTRKMYDAGIPILAGTDAPAGIMLHRELELEVRAGIPPTKALQIATFNAAKLLKQDRNLGSIEAGKRADFLLVNGNPAENISDIRRCQLVMKDGVLYDSAKVYSAVGIRPSAN, via the coding sequence ATGTTCGTGCTAGTCCTCGCGCTTCTTTCAGCTCTATTCGTTCAGACACCAGTAAATCCGCAGAACGCGTCTGCAACCACGCTGCGATACACGATCCTGAGCAACGCCAAAGTCGCCGGCAGCGAGGTAGATGTCTACAGCCCAGACGGTCGCATCGACAGCACATTCGAATTCAATGATCGCGGACGCGGTCCGAAGGTGAGCGCGCATTACCTGCTCGGAAGCGACGGCATGCCGCAACGGATTGATATCACCGGCAACGATTATCTGAAAGCGCCGGTGGATGAGCATTTCGCCGTCGAAAATGGAGTCGCGAACTGGAAGAGCACTTCCGAAAATGGGCAATCATCGTCGGCGGGTTTTTACATCAGCAACAACGGTTCGGCAGCCGAATCATCCTTTTTGGTGAATGCACTACTGAAGGCAAAGGACGGATCTGTGAAGCTTTTCCCCGGCGGAGAAGCCCGGCTCGAAAAGTTAACCGATGTCACGCTCGATAACGGAAGCCAGAAGCTGCACCTCACCGAATACGCGATCACCGGACTCTCGTATGAACCTCAGACCGTCTGGCTCGATGATGATCATCGTCTCTTCGGTTTTCCCGGCAAATGGTTTGCGCTTCTGCGAGAAGGATGGGAGCAGAGCAACGATCGTCTTTATGCGCTGGATCGTGCGGCAGCCGACGAGCGCTACACGCGCCTGGCGAAAGAGTTGGCAGAGCATCCGCAACATGCTGTCGCGGTAGAGCACGTCCGGCTCTTCGATTCGGCCAGCGCAATGATGCGCGAAGATCAGACCGTCATCTTCAACGGCAACCAAATCGCAACAGTGGGGCCAGCAAATTCGGTTCATGTTCCCGGCGATGCCCAGCGCATCGATGGGCACGGCAAAACCTTGCTACCCGGCCTCTTCGACATGCACGCGCATGCGCAAGCTATCGATGGGCTTCTCAACGTCGCCAGCGGTGTGACCTCGATTCGCGACATGGGAAACGACATCGATGACCTCAAGCATCTCCAGGACCGCTGGGCTGCAGGCGACGCGATCGGTCCACGGGTGTGGAAGGCCGGTTTCATTGATGGACGCGGCCCATTCCAGGCTCCCACTGGTCTTTATGCTGACAACGTTGACGAGGCCCTTGCCGATGTGAATCGCTATGCAGATCTTGGCTACATCCAAATCAAAATCTACAGCTCCGTCAAGCCCGAACTTGTTCCAGAAATCGTAAAGGCGGCGCACGCACACGGATTGCGCGTGAGCGGCCACATTCCCAATGGAATGATCGCTCGCCAATTCGTCGAAGACGGCGCCGATGAACTTCAACACATCAATTTCATCTTCCTGAATTTTCTTGGTTCACAGGTGAAAGACACGCGTACGCCAGAACGATTTACGGCGGTCGGAGCAAACGCTGCCAAGCTCGACTTGAATTCGAAAGAGGTGAATGACTTCATCGAATTACTGAAACAGCGACACACAACGGTGGACGTGACCCTTGCTGCCTTCGAAGGCATGTTCACCGGTCGTCCAGGAAAGGTTTCGCCCGACTTTGCTCCCGTGCTCGATCGTCTTCCCGCACAGGTTCAGCGCGGCGCTTACACTGGCGGTCTGCCGGTTACACCGGAAACCGATCAGCTTTACAAAGACTCTTACGAGGCCATGCTGCGCATGACCAGGAAGATGTACGACGCCGGCATTCCCATTTTGGCAGGAACCGATGCTCCAGCAGGAATCATGCTGCATCGCGAATTGGAGCTCGAGGTCCGTGCAGGCATTCCACCAACAAAGGCGCTGCAAATCGCAACTTTCAATGCTGCCAAGCTGTTAAAGCAAGATAGGAACCTTGGTTCCATTGAGGCGGGAAAGCGTGCAGACTTTCTGCTGGTGAACGGGAATCCAGCGGAGAACATCAGCGACATACGTCGCTGCCAACTTGTGATGAAAGATGGCGTCCTGTATGACAGTGCAAAGGTCTACAGCGCAGTCGGCATCCGTCCGAGCGCCAACTGA
- a CDS encoding PilZ domain-containing protein has translation MSRRKSQRHFIALPALIFGNDADGKAFRDPVCTLDVSARGARIGNFHRKVNVGQELTLDYKKHKVRFRVAWVGQDGGNRAGQIGLQALDPLNRIADLEGLLSGTYVDTFKLSLADTAKASS, from the coding sequence ATGTCCCGTCGGAAGTCCCAGCGACACTTCATCGCGCTTCCCGCTCTGATTTTTGGAAATGACGCCGATGGAAAGGCGTTCCGCGATCCAGTGTGCACACTCGACGTCTCCGCCCGTGGCGCCCGAATCGGCAACTTCCACCGCAAGGTCAACGTAGGGCAGGAGTTAACGCTCGACTACAAGAAGCACAAGGTCCGTTTTCGCGTGGCGTGGGTGGGGCAGGATGGCGGAAACAGGGCAGGACAAATCGGACTCCAAGCACTTGATCCACTGAACCGGATTGCCGATTTAGAAGGCCTGTTGAGCGGCACTTACGTGGACACCTTTAAGCTTTCGCTAGCCGACACCGCCAAGGCCTCCAGCTAA